The Prevotella melaninogenica genome has a segment encoding these proteins:
- the udk gene encoding uridine kinase, whose protein sequence is MKDKITIIGIAGGTGSGKTTVVKKIVESLPPHYVAVVPLDSYYNDTTELTDEERKAINFDHPDAFDWKLLIKQVNELREGRAVEQPTYSYILSNRLPETIHVEPKPVIIVEGIMALSNKRLRDMMDLKIFVDCDPDERLIRNIQRDTIDRGRTVSMVVDRYLEVLKPMHEQFIEPTKRYADVIIPQGGENVKGINILCKYIEGLMPED, encoded by the coding sequence ATGAAGGATAAAATAACTATCATAGGAATAGCAGGTGGTACTGGTTCGGGAAAGACCACCGTAGTGAAGAAAATCGTAGAGAGTCTTCCTCCTCATTATGTGGCTGTTGTGCCGTTGGATTCTTATTATAATGACACGACAGAACTTACCGATGAAGAGCGCAAGGCAATCAATTTCGACCACCCAGATGCCTTTGATTGGAAACTACTCATTAAGCAGGTGAATGAGTTGCGTGAGGGAAGAGCTGTTGAACAGCCAACCTATAGTTATATTCTCAGCAATCGCCTGCCAGAGACTATTCATGTAGAGCCAAAGCCAGTAATCATCGTAGAGGGTATTATGGCATTGAGCAACAAGCGTCTGCGTGATATGATGGATCTCAAGATTTTTGTTGATTGTGATCCTGATGAGCGCCTTATCCGTAATATTCAGCGTGATACGATAGACCGTGGGCGTACGGTTTCAATGGTTGTAGACCGCTATTTAGAAGTGTTGAAGCCAATGCATGAACAGTTCATCGAGCCTACTAAGCGTTATGCTGATGTGATTATCCCACAGGGTGGCGAGAATGTAAAGGGTATCAACATCCTCTGTAAGTATATCGAAGGCTTAATGCCAGAAGATTAA